ACCACGCTCGGGGCCTTTTGGCTCGCAAACCGCTGGAAGCGAAACACCCCCACCGAGTTGGCGGCCTACACCGACGTGATGTGTGAACACGTCGACTATGCTGAACCGGATTGCGATCCAGTCGACTGCGGAGCCAACTACGACGGCAAGGGAAAATCCGCCATCCTCGGCGTCGGTGCAGGTGTCGTCGCCGCCGCGGCTGGAACCCCGATTGTCGTTCACTCCGGTGACCGCGTGCCGACCCAGAAACAGGATTCGTATAAACACGTACTGGACGACCTCGGCGTTGCAACCGAACTGACGCCACAGGAGTCGGCTGACATGGTCGACGAAACCGGCTTCGGCTTCTACTATCAGCCAGCATTCAATCCCGTCATCGACGAACTGTTCGACCGCCGGGATATGATGGGTGTCCGGACCTTTGTCAACACTATCGAGACGCTGGCAAACCCTGCCAATGCCGACGTCCACCTCGGCTCGTTTTACCATCTGGCCTTCGCGAAGAAGATTACCGACACCTTCACCGAGAGCGAACATCACGACATGCACCGCGTGATCATGTTCCAAGGAATGGAAGGCTACGATGACATTAGGCCCGGATTTACAAAGGTAGCCGAATGGACAGACGGAGAGTTCACCGATTACGGAATCGAGACCGCCGAGTACGGGATGGATTTCGAGGGCGAAGATCTCAACGTCGACGACATCGCCGTCGACTCCGCGACGATCACCGAAGAAGTGCTGGCAGGCG
This sequence is a window from Halohasta litchfieldiae. Protein-coding genes within it:
- a CDS encoding anthranilate phosphoribosyltransferase, which codes for MAQATETFGEWPLKRLMTEVCGSGHKSADDLTREQATEAFERIIAGAPDPTTLGAFWLANRWKRNTPTELAAYTDVMCEHVDYAEPDCDPVDCGANYDGKGKSAILGVGAGVVAAAAGTPIVVHSGDRVPTQKQDSYKHVLDDLGVATELTPQESADMVDETGFGFYYQPAFNPVIDELFDRRDMMGVRTFVNTIETLANPANADVHLGSFYHLAFAKKITDTFTESEHHDMHRVIMFQGMEGYDDIRPGFTKVAEWTDGEFTDYGIETAEYGMDFEGEDLNVDDIAVDSATITEEVLAGDRDDQFTDAIALNAALRIYAREDVDSIETGLETAREVIADGSAEAVLDDLRAF